A genomic region of Bernardetia sp. ABR2-2B contains the following coding sequences:
- a CDS encoding alpha/beta hydrolase produces the protein MQFRISDRKVRKEFKDQKYKPSFDYVEFEERKIHYAKIGDDSLPTLFFIHGSPGDWSAFLDYFKDSTLLSRANIVALDRTGYGKSDFGNYEKNLKEQARFYKGVLEKYQDSTKQKPILVAHSYGGAVVLQMAIDYPTMMSGIVSLAGLSSSELTVPRWYNGAAKSVFVRWWLPAALTVSNKEMLHLQEDLKLIENNINKINIPLIVLHGKKDKIVPYGHALFLEEQSKNNTSFELITLPKANHFIPWTHQDTVRNLILKMLDETKK, from the coding sequence ATGCAATTCCGAATTAGTGATAGAAAAGTAAGAAAAGAGTTTAAAGACCAAAAATATAAGCCTAGCTTTGATTATGTAGAGTTCGAAGAGCGTAAGATTCATTATGCTAAGATAGGGGATGATTCGCTTCCTACTTTATTTTTTATACACGGCTCACCAGGAGATTGGAGTGCTTTTTTAGATTATTTCAAAGATTCTACGTTGCTTTCTCGTGCAAATATTGTGGCTTTAGACAGAACAGGATATGGAAAATCTGATTTTGGAAATTATGAAAAAAACCTAAAAGAACAAGCTCGTTTTTATAAAGGTGTTTTGGAAAAATATCAAGATTCCACTAAGCAAAAGCCTATTTTGGTTGCTCATTCTTATGGTGGAGCTGTTGTTCTTCAAATGGCTATCGATTATCCTACTATGATGAGTGGTATAGTAAGTTTGGCTGGTCTTTCTTCGTCAGAACTTACAGTTCCTCGTTGGTATAATGGTGCTGCAAAGTCTGTTTTTGTGCGTTGGTGGCTTCCTGCTGCTCTTACAGTCTCAAATAAAGAAATGTTACACCTACAAGAAGACCTAAAATTAATTGAAAATAATATTAATAAAATCAACATTCCTTTGATAGTTTTGCATGGAAAAAAAGATAAAATTGTTCCCTACGGACACGCTCTTTTTTTGGAAGAACAATCAAAAAACAATACTTCTTTTGAACTCATTACGCTACCAAAAGCCAATCATTTTATTCCTTGGACGCATCAAGATACAGTCAGAAATTTAATTTTAAAAATGCTTGATGAAACTAAGAAATAG
- a CDS encoding Crp/Fnr family transcriptional regulator has product MNPIQLLKEAIDKKAPALWDKEMILSRNEMLVRTGSVDNWIYYVESGALRICVESENEIHTTRFAYRGSLVTVLDSFFRNIPTIYSIEAIRKSKVVRMKADDFKDFLLSNTEYTNLWRILLEELVLQQLEREVDLLNNSPAERYKRVYQRSPQLFQEIPHKYIAAYLRMTPETFSRLHSNHK; this is encoded by the coding sequence ATGAATCCAATACAACTACTAAAAGAAGCAATAGACAAAAAAGCTCCTGCTTTATGGGACAAAGAAATGATTTTATCAAGAAATGAAATGCTTGTTCGGACAGGAAGTGTTGATAATTGGATTTATTATGTAGAAAGTGGCGCACTAAGAATTTGTGTAGAAAGTGAAAACGAAATTCATACTACTCGCTTTGCATATCGTGGTTCATTAGTTACTGTTTTGGATTCTTTTTTTAGAAATATTCCTACTATTTACTCTATTGAAGCGATTAGAAAATCAAAAGTAGTACGTATGAAGGCAGACGATTTTAAAGACTTTCTTTTGTCAAATACAGAATACACAAACCTTTGGCGCATCTTGTTGGAAGAACTCGTTTTACAACAACTGGAAAGAGAGGTTGATTTATTGAATAACTCTCCTGCTGAAAGATACAAACGTGTTTATCAGCGAAGTCCACAACTTTTTCAAGAAATTCCTCATAAATATATTGCTGCTTACCTTCGAATGACTCCCGAAACATTTAGTCGTTTGCATTCAAATCATAAATAG
- a CDS encoding SDR family oxidoreductase — protein MKKTILITGASTGIGREAALYFAEKGWNVAATMRTPSKETELQKNTSIKLYELDVTKNETIETALASAKKDFGKIDVVVNNAGFGADGVFESMSDEFIESQFNTNVFGLMRVTREAVKLMREQNGGKIIQIASVGGRVAFPLYSIYHATKWAVEGFTESLQYEVAQFNIQLKIIEPGAIKTDFYGRSRAFSAPDYTDAYDNFVEKCEKVAMEAGAKGADSIEVAKTIFKAANSNSSKMRYPIAYPANVLLPAKRLLPETAFYSLVKSSYKI, from the coding sequence ATGAAAAAGACTATTTTAATCACAGGCGCATCAACAGGAATCGGAAGAGAAGCAGCTCTTTATTTTGCAGAAAAAGGCTGGAATGTAGCAGCAACAATGCGTACTCCTTCAAAAGAAACTGAACTGCAAAAAAATACTTCTATTAAACTCTATGAGCTAGATGTAACTAAAAATGAAACTATTGAAACAGCTCTAGCTTCTGCAAAAAAAGATTTTGGAAAAATAGATGTCGTAGTAAATAACGCAGGTTTTGGAGCAGATGGAGTTTTTGAATCGATGAGTGATGAGTTTATTGAAAGTCAGTTTAATACTAATGTTTTTGGCTTGATGCGAGTTACTCGTGAGGCTGTCAAACTTATGCGTGAGCAAAATGGAGGCAAAATTATTCAGATTGCTAGTGTGGGTGGACGTGTTGCTTTTCCATTGTACAGCATTTATCACGCTACAAAATGGGCTGTTGAAGGTTTTACAGAATCCTTGCAGTATGAAGTAGCTCAATTTAATATCCAACTCAAAATCATCGAACCAGGAGCGATCAAAACTGATTTTTATGGGCGTAGTCGTGCTTTTAGTGCGCCAGATTATACAGATGCCTATGATAATTTTGTAGAGAAATGTGAAAAAGTAGCTATGGAAGCAGGAGCAAAAGGAGCAGATTCGATAGAAGTAGCCAAAACGATTTTTAAAGCTGCCAATAGTAATTCAAGCAAAATGCGTTATCCAATTGCTTACCCTGCTAATGTACTTCTACCTGCTAAAAGACTTCTGCCAGAAACAGCTTTCTATTCTTTGGTAAAATCTTCTTATAAAATCTAG
- a CDS encoding C25 family cysteine peptidase gives MNKHIYSFLFVLGILFSFSNKATAQLYFPPSDFSQYMDWVDYDKEYYKITINEDGLYRINFQELIDAGIPSSIDPSRLQMYYHGKEIPIKVEGEADGRLDSLDYVEFYGKRRDSEHDKLLFPDPTKRTVESHSLYGNTSVYFLTYTRVSEQGLRTQKYYQQNTDTLAAERFHIQETRRAFTTDYTFGPLYPLSFTSTNGRGCLVSDWEEGKGFASVMLTSGQNNPRRIDNLPVRNYVGDSLVEAEVGMRIVGRMNQPNKVRLVYEMNSIRRVIDEVDFENYQVVERSESIPDSLGVFQDGTVTTITEDLYSVSGRGRIAYCEGWVKYPQATRMNGESTKRFNLQANLLGKSYLEIENPTSQVRFFDITNPQNVIEIQADSVENKRTMIVPNTGQERVIYASAAIKTVSLASITKANFRPITTLDADYIILTAKNLREGFGDYPDVAQAYADYRASQEGGSYTPLIVEIDQLYNIFSYGETSPLSIRRFANYMLTNGDPKFLFILGKSTGILITNPNSNSILPYGLPGSDNMLTAGIKNGSLEPALATARLSAISPKQVIDYLNKVKEHETIEGDQSWRKRLLHLSGGYSPSEHASFKRYVEGFESIAEGQYLGAEVKTLSKKTTDFVEFIDISEEVNEGLSLITFFGHAGVNFTDIEVGKASDSRLGYANKGKYPMLLVNGCGTGNPYGAQPSLAEDWTLTADKGAILFLSHGELGFSGQLRLYTQTFYEDAFTKKENLNLPIGEVMQKMLRTYMARNGFQNEIARAAAQQITLHGDPAVRLVPITQPDYMINNSRVSLVAAENETVVNANSDKFRIKIAAKNLGIMDFDNKRISLRVRRTFPDGTADFYAVRDYPSIANEDTLYYDISVAESMKAKSIGLNKFEVYLDFFEEIAESDETNNYASFEYFMQRGTMITLAPKEYSIVNSNSPTLIAQNNNPFTEVRSYEYELDTTHLFNSSAKKSIVLQDYITTEWNVNLPVLRDSTVYYWRVRYAEPEGDDNPEWATSSFIYISNSPAGWSQSHVGQFEEATFEGVSYTEQSRKWEFKPYELNFEIQAAGATSSEKGNYFIKMNGVELVNGDCYDDRVIGVVIDDRTGTIYNPYPNEACGSSLTATGIPAIFFGVDQMNDYFDNIRDGSYVIMMNSVLMGREGRNLGRLASLGLSDEQFARLRAMRNRSAFVVVGRKGAAKGTALIVNIQGSTSVINENFTISGRSDKGIVTSSLIGPAADWGNMFRKVRESGNDKWKIDVLGESFTGFQTTLAQDVTQDNFQLSQIDANQYPYLRLRATLSDSIEKTSPQLDRWQVIYREVPEGILLYDTLSYRQNSNLQVSAGDSVDIRFRFRNISGNDFTDPLVVRYTVRNTQTGVTTESYDTLSSLARNEELLFDAKFYSLEYFGDNLLTVFMNPRIQGEQLYDNNILQANFTVIPDNVNPVLDVAFDGIKIMDGDVISPTPLISIQLRDENKFLVRQDTVGINLYLSKCDSCERVRLNYDGQNVNYFASQDNNFRLEYRPERLEDGKYTLSVDAQDESGNKAGAEEYKVNFEVINKSTLTHFYPYPNPFSTKMHFVFTLTGADVPDDIRIQIMTITGKIVRTITKDELGAIRIGDNVSDFTWDGTDEYGDKLANGVYLYKVDIRDNQLNFEHRETAKDDLFKKNIGKIYIMR, from the coding sequence ATGAACAAACATATATATTCATTTTTATTTGTATTGGGAATACTATTTTCCTTTTCTAACAAAGCAACAGCTCAACTTTATTTTCCTCCATCTGATTTTAGTCAGTATATGGACTGGGTAGATTATGATAAAGAATATTACAAAATTACCATTAATGAAGATGGTTTGTATAGAATTAATTTTCAAGAACTTATAGATGCAGGTATTCCTAGTTCTATTGATCCTAGCCGTCTTCAAATGTATTATCATGGAAAAGAAATTCCAATAAAAGTAGAAGGAGAAGCAGATGGGCGTTTGGATTCATTAGATTATGTAGAGTTTTATGGAAAAAGAAGAGATAGCGAACATGATAAGCTACTCTTTCCAGATCCAACTAAGCGTACAGTTGAAAGCCATTCATTATATGGAAATACATCTGTTTATTTTCTTACTTATACAAGAGTTTCTGAGCAGGGCTTACGTACTCAAAAATATTATCAGCAGAATACAGATACACTCGCTGCTGAACGTTTTCATATTCAAGAAACAAGAAGGGCATTCACTACCGATTATACTTTTGGACCTCTTTATCCACTAAGTTTTACTTCTACTAATGGAAGAGGCTGTTTAGTGAGTGATTGGGAAGAAGGAAAAGGATTTGCAAGTGTAATGCTCACAAGTGGACAAAACAATCCTCGTCGTATTGACAATCTACCTGTTAGAAATTATGTAGGAGATAGTTTGGTAGAAGCAGAAGTAGGAATGAGAATTGTTGGGCGTATGAATCAACCTAATAAAGTACGATTAGTCTATGAAATGAACTCAATTAGAAGAGTAATTGATGAGGTAGATTTTGAGAATTATCAAGTAGTAGAGCGTTCTGAATCAATACCTGATTCTCTGGGTGTTTTTCAAGATGGAACTGTTACAACTATCACAGAAGATTTATATAGCGTGTCTGGAAGAGGTAGAATAGCCTATTGTGAAGGTTGGGTAAAATATCCACAAGCTACTCGCATGAATGGAGAAAGCACTAAAAGATTCAATTTACAAGCTAACCTACTAGGTAAATCTTATCTTGAAATAGAAAATCCTACTTCACAGGTTCGCTTTTTTGATATTACTAATCCTCAAAATGTAATAGAAATTCAAGCAGATAGTGTAGAAAATAAAAGAACGATGATTGTTCCTAATACAGGTCAAGAAAGAGTTATTTATGCTTCGGCTGCTATAAAAACTGTTTCTTTAGCTTCAATAACAAAGGCTAACTTCAGACCTATAACTACATTAGATGCAGATTATATTATTCTTACAGCAAAAAATCTAAGAGAAGGTTTTGGAGATTATCCTGATGTTGCACAAGCGTACGCAGATTATCGTGCGAGTCAAGAAGGAGGTAGTTATACACCTCTTATTGTAGAAATAGATCAACTCTATAATATTTTTTCTTATGGCGAAACAAGCCCACTTTCTATTCGTCGTTTTGCAAATTATATGCTGACAAATGGAGACCCTAAATTTTTATTTATTTTAGGAAAAAGCACAGGAATACTCATTACAAATCCTAATAGTAATAGTATTTTACCTTATGGATTACCAGGGTCTGACAATATGCTTACAGCAGGAATAAAAAATGGAAGTTTAGAACCTGCACTCGCAACAGCACGTCTTTCTGCCATTAGCCCAAAACAAGTGATTGATTATCTCAACAAAGTAAAAGAACACGAAACCATTGAAGGCGACCAAAGCTGGAGGAAAAGATTATTACACCTCAGTGGAGGTTATTCTCCATCCGAACATGCTAGTTTTAAAAGGTATGTAGAAGGTTTTGAAAGTATTGCAGAAGGACAATATTTAGGGGCAGAAGTAAAGACGCTTTCTAAAAAAACAACTGATTTTGTTGAATTTATTGATATTTCGGAAGAAGTAAATGAAGGACTTTCTCTTATTACTTTTTTCGGACACGCAGGTGTGAACTTTACAGATATAGAAGTAGGAAAGGCTAGTGATTCTCGCTTAGGTTATGCAAATAAAGGAAAATATCCAATGCTACTTGTAAATGGATGTGGAACAGGAAATCCATATGGCGCACAACCTTCTTTAGCAGAAGATTGGACACTTACAGCAGATAAAGGAGCAATTCTTTTTCTTTCTCATGGAGAGCTTGGTTTTAGTGGGCAGCTTCGTCTTTATACACAAACTTTTTATGAAGATGCTTTTACAAAAAAAGAAAATCTAAACCTTCCAATAGGCGAAGTAATGCAAAAAATGCTTCGTACATATATGGCAAGAAATGGATTTCAAAACGAAATTGCACGAGCTGCTGCACAACAAATTACGTTACACGGCGACCCTGCAGTTCGTCTTGTTCCTATCACTCAGCCAGATTACATGATAAATAATTCTCGTGTTAGTCTTGTAGCTGCAGAAAATGAAACTGTTGTAAATGCAAATAGTGATAAATTTAGAATAAAGATTGCAGCTAAGAATTTAGGAATTATGGATTTTGATAACAAAAGAATAAGTCTTCGTGTCAGAAGAACATTTCCTGATGGAACAGCCGATTTTTATGCCGTCAGAGATTACCCTTCTATTGCAAATGAAGACACTCTTTATTATGATATTTCGGTAGCAGAAAGTATGAAAGCAAAATCTATTGGTCTTAACAAATTTGAAGTCTATTTAGATTTTTTTGAAGAAATAGCAGAATCAGATGAAACAAATAACTATGCTTCTTTTGAGTATTTTATGCAACGTGGTACGATGATTACACTTGCACCTAAAGAATACAGTATCGTAAATTCTAATTCGCCAACACTTATTGCCCAAAACAACAATCCATTTACAGAGGTAAGAAGCTATGAATACGAACTTGATACCACTCATCTATTCAATAGTAGTGCAAAAAAATCAATTGTATTACAAGATTATATCACAACGGAATGGAACGTAAATCTACCTGTTTTGAGAGATAGTACGGTGTATTATTGGCGTGTTCGTTATGCCGAACCAGAAGGAGACGATAATCCAGAATGGGCGACTTCCTCTTTTATTTATATCAGTAATAGTCCTGCTGGGTGGTCTCAAAGTCATGTAGGGCAATTTGAAGAAGCTACTTTTGAAGGAGTTAGCTATACAGAACAATCTCGCAAATGGGAATTCAAACCTTATGAGCTTAACTTTGAGATACAAGCAGCAGGAGCAACCTCTTCCGAAAAAGGAAATTATTTTATCAAAATGAATGGGGTTGAGCTAGTAAACGGAGATTGTTATGATGACAGGGTAATTGGAGTTGTGATAGATGACCGTACAGGAACTATCTACAACCCTTATCCCAATGAAGCTTGTGGTTCTTCTCTTACAGCGACTGGTATTCCTGCTATCTTTTTTGGTGTTGATCAAATGAACGATTACTTTGATAATATCAGAGATGGAAGTTATGTTATTATGATGAACTCAGTATTGATGGGAAGAGAAGGAAGAAATTTGGGTAGATTAGCTAGTTTGGGGCTTTCAGACGAACAGTTTGCTCGTCTTAGAGCTATGCGTAATCGCTCTGCTTTTGTAGTGGTGGGAAGAAAAGGAGCAGCCAAAGGAACAGCTTTGATAGTTAATATTCAAGGTAGTACGTCAGTCATCAATGAAAACTTTACTATTTCTGGGCGTTCTGATAAAGGAATCGTAACTTCTTCTTTGATTGGTCCTGCTGCCGATTGGGGAAATATGTTTAGAAAAGTACGTGAAAGTGGAAACGATAAATGGAAAATAGATGTTTTGGGCGAAAGTTTTACAGGCTTCCAAACTACTCTTGCTCAAGATGTAACTCAAGATAATTTTCAACTTAGTCAGATAGATGCAAATCAATATCCGTATTTGAGATTACGTGCAACACTTAGTGATTCTATCGAAAAAACATCGCCACAATTAGACCGTTGGCAGGTAATTTATAGAGAAGTTCCTGAAGGGATTTTATTGTATGATACGCTTTCTTATCGCCAAAATTCAAATCTTCAAGTTTCGGCAGGTGATTCGGTGGATATTCGCTTTCGTTTCCGTAATATTTCGGGTAATGATTTTACAGACCCTTTAGTTGTTCGTTATACCGTCAGAAATACACAAACAGGAGTTACGACAGAATCCTATGATACATTAAGCTCTTTGGCTAGAAATGAAGAACTTCTGTTTGATGCAAAATTCTATTCCTTGGAGTATTTCGGAGATAATTTATTAACTGTCTTTATGAATCCAAGAATACAGGGCGAACAGCTCTATGACAACAATATCTTACAAGCCAATTTTACAGTAATTCCTGATAATGTAAATCCAGTTTTAGATGTTGCCTTTGATGGAATAAAGATTATGGACGGAGATGTAATTTCTCCTACTCCTCTTATTTCTATTCAATTGCGTGATGAAAATAAATTTTTGGTACGACAAGATACTGTTGGAATAAATCTTTATTTGAGCAAGTGTGATAGTTGTGAGCGAGTAAGACTGAATTATGACGGACAGAATGTAAATTATTTTGCTTCACAGGATAATAATTTCCGTTTAGAATATCGTCCAGAACGTTTGGAAGATGGAAAATATACCCTTTCAGTAGATGCTCAAGATGAAAGTGGAAACAAAGCAGGAGCAGAAGAATATAAAGTCAATTTTGAGGTAATCAATAAATCAACGCTGACACATTTCTATCCTTATCCAAATCCATTTTCTACCAAAATGCACTTTGTCTTTACACTCACAGGCGCAGATGTTCCTGATGATATTCGTATTCAGATTATGACCATTACAGGGAAAATAGTCAGAACGATTACCAAAGATGAGCTAGGAGCAATACGGATTGGAGATAACGTTTCTGATTTTACGTGGGACGGAACAGATGAGTATGGCGACAAACTCGCTAACGGTGTTTATCTTTATAAAGTAGATATTCGTGATAACCAGCTCAACTTCGAACACAGAGAAACAGCAAAAGATGATTTGTTTAAGAAAAATATAGGCAAAATTTATATTATGAGATAA
- a CDS encoding DNA-3-methyladenine glycosylase, with the protein MSNFQKLSKSFYTRSDVVQIARELLGKYLVTDIDDKITIGKIVETEAYCGQTDKACHAHLNKKTKRTKIMFEEGGVAYVYLVYGMYKLFNIVTNEYGKADAVLIRAVEPIEGIETMLERRKMEQIKNEDGSLKLKRNLTAGPGILSIAMGIELSDYGQSLRENRIWIEDRKEIIEENQIIASARVNIDYAEEDKDLPWRFRIKGNKWTSPAK; encoded by the coding sequence ATGTCTAATTTTCAAAAACTTTCAAAATCATTTTATACTCGTTCTGATGTTGTTCAGATTGCAAGAGAACTTTTAGGGAAATATTTGGTAACTGATATAGATGACAAAATCACTATCGGAAAAATTGTCGAAACAGAGGCTTATTGTGGGCAAACTGATAAAGCCTGTCATGCACATCTGAACAAAAAGACGAAGCGCACCAAAATTATGTTTGAAGAAGGTGGCGTAGCGTATGTTTATCTCGTTTATGGAATGTACAAACTTTTCAATATCGTAACGAACGAGTATGGAAAAGCTGATGCTGTTTTGATCCGTGCTGTTGAGCCAATTGAAGGGATAGAAACAATGTTAGAACGCAGAAAAATGGAACAAATAAAAAATGAAGATGGCAGTTTAAAGCTAAAACGAAATCTTACAGCAGGTCCTGGAATACTATCTATTGCGATGGGAATAGAACTTTCAGACTATGGACAATCTTTGAGAGAAAATCGTATTTGGATAGAAGATAGAAAAGAGATAATTGAAGAGAATCAAATTATTGCATCTGCTCGTGTCAATATAGATTATGCAGAGGAAGATAAAGATTTGCCTTGGCGTTTTAGGATAAAAGGCAATAAATGGACAAGCCCTGCAAAATGA
- a CDS encoding TetR/AcrR family transcriptional regulator, which produces MARARDENKVMAIYEATLKLVLENGFTGLKMSKVAKEAKLATGTLYIYFKDKEELISVLYLYIKKEQTKQYFLDYNEKDSFMANFRKLWLKVMEVNTKNPEYSIFTDQYYRSPFIKEEYRAHAEELISPIYHLLERGKSEELIKDLPLELLVCQLIGVINQLVNLQQETKKNLSQNEVEAMFKMSWDAIKN; this is translated from the coding sequence ATGGCAAGAGCTAGAGATGAAAACAAAGTAATGGCAATCTATGAAGCAACTCTAAAATTAGTTTTGGAAAATGGCTTTACAGGACTGAAAATGAGCAAGGTAGCTAAAGAAGCAAAATTAGCAACGGGTACTTTGTATATTTATTTCAAAGATAAAGAAGAACTCATTAGTGTGCTGTATCTTTATATAAAAAAAGAACAAACCAAACAGTATTTTTTGGATTATAACGAAAAAGATAGCTTTATGGCAAACTTTCGCAAACTTTGGCTTAAAGTAATGGAAGTAAACACCAAAAACCCAGAATATAGTATTTTCACAGACCAATATTATCGTTCGCCATTTATAAAAGAAGAATACAGAGCACATGCAGAAGAGCTTATTTCTCCTATCTATCATCTTTTGGAAAGAGGAAAATCAGAAGAACTCATTAAAGATTTGCCTTTAGAACTTCTTGTTTGTCAGCTTATTGGCGTAATAAATCAGCTTGTGAATTTACAACAAGAAACAAAAAAGAATCTATCCCAAAACGAAGTAGAGGCTATGTTTAAGATGTCTTGGGATGCTATCAAAAACTAA
- the lysM gene encoding peptidoglycan-binding protein LysM → MGLFSFIKEAGAKVFGKKEEKRQAPDPQIAKHIEEEQKVEKSKLESLRDQVVALNIPIDNLNLAFGQSVTVTGKTQTNAEREKIILAIGNVEGVSIVEDKIEVVEKEKEAEFYTVKKGDSLSKIAGEFYDNVQAYPIIFEANKPMLKDPSLIYPGQVLRIPAQ, encoded by the coding sequence ATGGGATTATTTTCATTCATTAAAGAAGCAGGTGCAAAAGTATTTGGTAAAAAAGAGGAAAAAAGACAAGCTCCAGACCCTCAAATTGCAAAGCACATAGAAGAAGAACAAAAAGTAGAAAAATCTAAACTAGAATCTCTACGAGACCAAGTCGTAGCTCTAAATATTCCTATCGATAACTTAAATCTTGCTTTTGGTCAATCTGTAACCGTAACTGGAAAAACACAGACGAATGCAGAGCGTGAAAAAATTATCTTAGCTATCGGAAATGTAGAAGGGGTTTCGATTGTGGAAGACAAAATTGAAGTCGTAGAGAAAGAGAAAGAAGCAGAGTTTTATACTGTCAAAAAGGGCGATAGTTTATCCAAGATTGCAGGAGAGTTTTATGATAATGTACAAGCTTATCCAATTATTTTTGAAGCCAACAAACCAATGCTCAAAGACCCTAGTTTGATTTATCCAGGGCAAGTATTGCGTATTCCTGCTCAATAA